From bacterium, one genomic window encodes:
- a CDS encoding 4-hydroxy-tetrahydrodipicolinate reductase codes for MKKIKLAINGAAGRMGRRLIALADGDERFEIVAAIESMEHELIGIDCGILAGIGKLGIQISEESTLFDVIIDFSTLEGIDRALEIALENKAAIVSGTTGLTPELLDKMTISGESIGVFYSPNFSKGISVLASMSAFLAHTLPEADIEIIEMHHRDKADAPSGTALNLGEKIAEARGEILEDIAVYGRKGHTGKRINRELGIHAVRGGGVIGEHKVIFSTPYESLTINHCALNRDLFVAGALQAAAFVFDKIGFFGMQDLIPT; via the coding sequence TTGAAAAAGATAAAGCTTGCAATAAATGGTGCAGCAGGGCGCATGGGCAGAAGGCTTATAGCACTTGCCGATGGCGATGAACGTTTTGAAATAGTGGCCGCTATCGAATCGATGGAACACGAGCTTATTGGCATCGATTGCGGTATCTTGGCGGGGATTGGGAAACTGGGGATTCAAATTTCCGAAGAATCCACACTATTTGACGTGATTATCGATTTTTCGACATTGGAAGGAATCGATCGAGCATTGGAAATTGCGCTTGAAAACAAAGCTGCAATAGTCAGCGGCACTACCGGGTTAACCCCTGAACTGCTCGATAAGATGACAATATCGGGTGAATCGATAGGGGTTTTCTATTCGCCCAATTTCAGCAAGGGGATTTCTGTATTAGCTTCCATGTCAGCCTTTTTGGCACATACCCTACCGGAAGCGGATATCGAGATAATCGAGATGCACCACCGGGATAAAGCCGATGCTCCCAGCGGAACGGCGCTCAATTTGGGGGAAAAAATCGCCGAGGCGAGAGGGGAGATTCTCGAAGATATTGCCGTCTATGGCAGAAAAGGCCATACGGGAAAAAGAATTAATCGAGAGCTCGGGATACATGCCGTTCGTGGTGGTGGAGTGATCGGCGAACATAAGGTCATCTTTTCCACACCCTATGAATCGCTGACTATAAACCATTGCGCTCTTAATAGAGATTTATTCGTCGCGGGTGCGCTTCAGGCCGCCGCGTTTGTATTTGACAAAATTGGATTTTTTGGAATGCAGGACTTGATTCCCACCTAA
- a CDS encoding 4-hydroxy-tetrahydrodipicolinate synthase, whose translation MFNGCTVALITPFDVCGKIDYALLETLAELHLRAGTDGIVLAGCTGESFTLTDTERLEVYKIIKGIVGGRIKIILGTGASSTSVALSRTEAALEIGADGALVITPFGNKPSQSALINYFTEIAKVGLPIILYNVPGRTGTSIAPQTAIHLAEIENIVAIKEASGSLDTVSRILGSSEMTVLSGDDSLTLPMLSIGAKGVISTTANLFPFDFGEMVHSALDGDWAKAARIHLKMFPVMKALFIEGNPVPLKAAMVAEGIIKREDCRTPLAPLSDSNRRILLKTLEDYRI comes from the coding sequence ATGTTTAACGGATGTACTGTTGCACTTATCACACCCTTCGATGTGTGTGGTAAAATAGATTATGCCTTACTCGAGACTCTTGCGGAGCTTCATCTGCGGGCGGGTACCGATGGAATCGTTTTGGCCGGATGTACCGGCGAAAGTTTCACTTTGACTGATACCGAACGCCTCGAGGTGTATAAAATAATTAAGGGCATTGTCGGTGGAAGAATAAAAATAATTTTAGGAACGGGCGCTTCATCGACTTCGGTAGCTCTTTCCAGAACGGAAGCCGCTCTCGAAATTGGCGCGGATGGTGCACTTGTTATTACGCCTTTCGGAAACAAACCATCACAGAGCGCACTCATCAACTATTTTACCGAGATTGCTAAGGTCGGGCTTCCAATTATTCTATATAATGTCCCGGGGCGAACGGGCACCTCTATCGCACCACAAACTGCTATACATCTTGCGGAAATCGAAAATATTGTTGCCATAAAAGAAGCCAGCGGCTCCTTAGATACAGTTAGCCGTATCCTTGGCAGTTCTGAAATGACTGTCCTTTCTGGAGACGATTCGCTCACCTTACCAATGCTCTCTATCGGGGCAAAGGGTGTTATATCAACAACAGCGAATCTCTTTCCGTTCGATTTCGGAGAAATGGTTCACTCAGCCCTCGATGGAGATTGGGCTAAGGCGGCAAGAATCCATCTTAAAATGTTCCCGGTTATGAAAGCGCTGTTTATTGAAGGTAATCCGGTCCCACTTAAGGCCGCTATGGTGGCCGAAGGGATTATAAAGCGCGAGGATTGCCGCACTCCACTCGCGCCACTTTCCGATAGCAACAGGCGCATTCTATTGAAGACACTCGAGGACTATAGAATTTGA
- a CDS encoding CDP-alcohol phosphatidyltransferase family protein yields the protein MKKKVKDTEYFSKRFHGKDEKNVYSDRVLTIPNLMTLSRIVALPVLLWFLSHMEIYGPMPSMIIGVYMLLSDVFDGLLAKALKQISFVGALMDPVVDKLVINSVAIVLAFEGYVPVWAVVPIFIRDLGILVFGLRILVDYETLVTPTIFGRVTPLAWVCTFAISLMGLETAKWILLGISIILTLISGGIYFIRYRDLLIIKKQS from the coding sequence ATGAAAAAAAAGGTAAAAGACACAGAGTATTTTTCCAAGCGCTTTCATGGCAAAGATGAAAAAAACGTTTATTCAGACAGGGTTCTTACGATCCCAAATCTTATGACTCTTTCCCGAATAGTTGCCCTTCCTGTATTGCTTTGGTTTTTAAGCCACATGGAAATCTATGGGCCGATGCCCTCTATGATTATCGGTGTTTATATGCTACTCAGCGATGTTTTTGATGGTTTGCTGGCAAAGGCCCTAAAACAGATTTCCTTTGTCGGTGCATTGATGGATCCGGTGGTAGATAAACTGGTCATAAACTCGGTGGCTATAGTGTTGGCTTTCGAGGGATACGTGCCGGTGTGGGCCGTCGTTCCAATCTTCATTCGTGATCTTGGAATACTCGTATTTGGTTTGCGAATCTTGGTCGATTACGAGACCCTTGTGACACCAACGATTTTTGGCCGTGTAACGCCCCTTGCTTGGGTATGCACATTTGCTATATCTCTTATGGGTTTGGAAACAGCTAAGTGGATATTACTCGGAATATCGATTATACTTACTCTGATATCCGGAGGAATTTATTTTATCAGATATAGGGATTTATTAATCATAAAAAAACAGAGTTAA
- a CDS encoding AAA family ATPase produces the protein MLRKIKIENLAVIDYAEFELEEGLCVLTGETGSGKTLIVNAIELLLGARADATKVRTGENAAQIEGVFQNGVKTVMVKHKIISTGRSYAWVDDHPVTISELAERTAHFADLLGQHENQSLLAWTTHIDLLDSFAGLQVMSEAYKKEFHALDEIRARVSHLKNEIEIARQRSKLREFEIRELTEANLDVEEWQEIKSKLLRIDYVEKILECANVALNSISEGENNAIEFIANAEKAIMDIASLVPETVDINQMLETAQTALTEASREISDIADSVNVDPEEAEFLRGRQLLIERLERKYNKDIQGLIQYLSEIKESEEGVAKLEEEAMSNEKDIVNRRGKLVGMADLLREGREKAAPLLAREIQKSLAPLGMENVCFKIKFDRKKETNGPIVIKGERFALFPTGSEYVEFLISPNQGEELKPLASIVSGGELSRIMLAIKALIKSKNFDGISVFDEVDTGIGGDVANAVGLELKRLARDGQILVITHLPQIARLADLHFRIRKFEENGRTKVKLERLSEVARKNELNRMHGGEVNVLTEV, from the coding sequence ATGCTTAGGAAAATAAAAATAGAAAACCTTGCGGTTATAGATTACGCAGAATTCGAACTCGAAGAAGGTCTTTGTGTTCTCACAGGAGAAACCGGTTCCGGCAAAACCCTGATAGTAAATGCTATAGAGCTTCTCCTCGGAGCGCGAGCAGATGCTACCAAGGTCAGGACCGGGGAAAATGCGGCGCAGATCGAAGGTGTTTTCCAAAACGGTGTGAAAACTGTAATGGTAAAGCATAAAATAATATCGACCGGGCGGAGCTATGCGTGGGTCGATGACCACCCGGTGACTATCTCTGAACTCGCCGAGAGGACTGCTCATTTTGCAGATTTACTGGGACAACACGAAAACCAATCTCTTTTGGCTTGGACAACCCATATAGACCTACTGGATAGTTTCGCAGGTTTGCAGGTAATGTCTGAGGCTTATAAAAAAGAGTTTCACGCTCTCGATGAAATCAGAGCTCGTGTTTCGCATTTGAAAAATGAAATCGAGATTGCTCGGCAAAGGTCGAAGTTACGCGAATTCGAAATACGAGAGCTTACAGAGGCCAATCTAGATGTCGAGGAGTGGCAGGAGATTAAGTCTAAGTTGTTGCGGATAGATTACGTAGAGAAAATACTCGAGTGTGCCAATGTGGCGTTAAACTCCATCTCCGAAGGCGAAAACAACGCTATCGAGTTTATCGCGAATGCGGAAAAAGCAATTATGGATATTGCAAGTCTTGTTCCAGAGACGGTCGATATTAACCAGATGCTCGAAACCGCACAAACTGCCCTTACCGAGGCATCCCGTGAAATATCAGATATAGCCGATTCTGTAAATGTGGACCCCGAAGAGGCCGAGTTTCTTCGAGGAAGACAACTTCTAATAGAGCGACTCGAAAGGAAATACAACAAGGATATTCAGGGTCTTATACAATATCTTTCCGAAATCAAAGAGTCCGAAGAGGGGGTTGCTAAGCTTGAGGAAGAAGCTATGTCGAACGAGAAGGATATAGTTAACAGAAGAGGTAAACTTGTCGGAATGGCCGACTTGCTTCGAGAAGGCCGCGAGAAGGCTGCGCCGTTGCTCGCTCGGGAAATCCAAAAATCGCTTGCGCCGCTGGGGATGGAAAACGTCTGTTTCAAAATTAAATTCGATAGGAAAAAAGAAACGAATGGTCCGATAGTAATAAAAGGCGAGAGATTCGCGCTTTTCCCAACAGGCTCTGAATATGTGGAATTCCTCATATCACCGAATCAGGGCGAAGAACTCAAGCCCCTGGCCTCGATAGTCAGCGGAGGCGAGCTTTCAAGGATAATGCTTGCGATTAAAGCTCTTATAAAATCAAAGAATTTCGATGGTATTTCAGTTTTCGACGAGGTAGATACGGGTATAGGTGGAGATGTCGCAAATGCAGTCGGACTGGAACTTAAACGCCTTGCCCGGGATGGCCAGATACTGGTAATCACCCACCTTCCACAGATAGCAAGGCTCGCTGATCTTCACTTTAGAATAAGAAAATTTGAAGAAAATGGAAGGACAAAAGTTAAATTGGAGAGGCTATCCGAGGTAGCACGAAAAAACGAACTTAATAGGATGCACGGGGGAGAGGTGAATGTTTTAACTGAAGTATGA
- a CDS encoding TrkA family potassium uptake protein, with protein MRQFAVIGLGSFGSTVATELSKKGLPVLAIDKNGTRVDDMREHVAHAIVGDASDTAFLGSIGISEVDVALVALGDDIEASVLVTLNLSEIEIPKIIVKGISPEHGSILCAVGAHQVLYPEKEMAQKLARYLASPNIIDHIPLVEGYNIIEIVAPDIFANKTIIDLNLRREYGVELLAIKRSDPKTTPSVVVVPGAGEIIYPEDKLVVLGAVDKVEQLQEL; from the coding sequence ATGCGTCAATTTGCAGTTATAGGTCTTGGGAGTTTTGGTTCAACCGTTGCTACCGAACTGAGCAAAAAAGGCCTGCCCGTTTTAGCTATAGACAAAAATGGCACGAGGGTTGACGATATGCGAGAGCATGTTGCCCATGCCATTGTCGGCGATGCTTCCGATACGGCTTTTCTTGGAAGCATAGGAATTTCTGAGGTCGATGTTGCTCTCGTTGCTCTGGGTGATGATATCGAGGCTAGTGTTCTTGTAACTTTGAACCTCTCTGAGATAGAAATTCCAAAAATCATCGTTAAAGGAATCTCTCCGGAGCACGGCAGTATTTTGTGCGCCGTGGGGGCTCATCAAGTTCTCTATCCCGAGAAGGAAATGGCACAAAAATTAGCCCGTTATCTTGCTTCCCCGAATATTATTGACCATATACCTTTGGTCGAAGGTTATAATATAATCGAAATTGTCGCTCCGGATATTTTTGCTAATAAAACCATAATCGATTTAAATCTTCGTCGGGAATATGGAGTGGAGCTTCTTGCTATAAAACGCTCAGATCCGAAAACAACACCGTCTGTCGTGGTCGTCCCGGGGGCCGGAGAAATTATATATCCTGAAGACAAATTGGTTGTTCTCGGTGCGGTCGATAAAGTTGAGCAGTTACAGGAATTGTAG